In the Kaistella sp. 97-N-M2 genome, one interval contains:
- the murI gene encoding glutamate racemase, whose translation MKTKKPDFSHLSAKQSIGIFDSGVGGLTVAKEIKRLLPHEDLVYFGDTKHLPYGEKSREAIVGYSTKITDFLLEKNCKAIVIACNSATANALKEVLDLVDHRVPVIDVINPVAEKVSYEIHTNVGVIATKATVNSGLYKKSIRKHNKFIKVEELATPLLVPAIEEGFRNHPITHSIIYNYLSSSKLKNIETLILGCTHYPLLLPEIKQFYGNRVRVIDSPTIVANQLKMILEKHNLLNENNPKPTYHFYLSDITKNFEKISKKFFGKSIDLELKVL comes from the coding sequence TTGAAAACTAAAAAGCCCGATTTCAGCCACCTTTCTGCTAAACAGTCCATTGGGATTTTCGATTCCGGCGTGGGTGGATTAACCGTCGCAAAAGAAATTAAACGGTTGTTGCCGCACGAGGATCTGGTTTATTTTGGGGACACGAAACACCTGCCCTACGGCGAAAAATCGCGCGAAGCGATCGTGGGATATTCTACGAAAATCACGGATTTTTTGCTGGAGAAAAACTGTAAAGCAATCGTAATCGCCTGTAACTCCGCCACTGCAAACGCATTGAAAGAGGTTCTGGATTTGGTGGATCATCGGGTTCCCGTTATCGACGTCATTAATCCCGTGGCCGAAAAAGTTTCGTACGAAATCCACACCAATGTGGGCGTTATTGCGACGAAAGCTACGGTGAATTCGGGACTTTATAAAAAATCCATCCGCAAGCACAATAAGTTCATCAAAGTCGAGGAACTGGCCACGCCGCTGCTGGTGCCGGCCATTGAGGAAGGTTTTCGTAACCATCCGATCACGCATTCAATTATCTACAATTATTTGAGCAGCAGTAAACTGAAGAATATTGAAACTTTAATTTTAGGATGTACGCATTATCCGTTATTGCTGCCGGAAATCAAACAGTTTTACGGAAACCGAGTTCGCGTTATTGATTCTCCGACAATTGTTGCAAATCAGCTGAAAATGATTCTGGAAAAACACAACCTCCTAAACGAAAACAATCCAAAACCGACCTATCATTTTTACCTGTCGGATATCACAAAGAATTTCGAGAAAATCTCAAAAAAGTTCTTCGGCAAAAGTATTGATCTGGAACTGAAAGTACTTTAA
- the rsmD gene encoding 16S rRNA (guanine(966)-N(2))-methyltransferase RsmD, translating to MYRIISGQWKAKRISAPKNFDVRPTTDFAKEALFSIIENRYRFDFASISVLDLFAGIGSITLEFASRECKDVTSVEMNTKHAGFINSTATDLDMGAQINVMRADVFEYLKKNRNRKTFEIVVADPPFETEEKKYQELISLVLNNNYLKENGVFILEHQSRTKLEHPNLIDTRKYGNVSFSFFKPNEVAEVI from the coding sequence ATGTACAGAATCATCAGCGGCCAATGGAAAGCCAAACGAATTTCCGCTCCGAAAAATTTCGATGTAAGACCCACCACGGATTTTGCAAAAGAAGCCCTCTTCAGCATTATCGAAAATCGGTACCGGTTCGATTTCGCGTCCATTTCGGTGCTGGATCTGTTTGCAGGAATTGGCTCCATTACGCTGGAATTCGCTTCCAGAGAATGCAAAGACGTGACTTCTGTAGAAATGAATACCAAACACGCCGGCTTTATCAATTCCACCGCCACCGACCTCGACATGGGCGCCCAGATTAATGTAATGCGTGCAGATGTTTTTGAATACCTGAAGAAAAACCGAAACCGAAAAACCTTCGAAATTGTTGTAGCGGATCCGCCTTTCGAAACGGAAGAAAAAAAGTACCAGGAACTGATTTCTTTGGTGCTGAACAATAATTATCTCAAAGAAAACGGCGTTTTTATCCTCGAACATCAAAGCCGTACGAAACTGGAACATCCGAATTTAATCGATACGCGCAAGTACGGAAACGTAAGCTTTTCGTTCTTTAAACCAAACGAGGTTGCGGAAGTAATTTAA
- a CDS encoding DUF3822 family protein — MEQLKLLFTKDGLQYQISRNRNVSGEDSFFVSEDSPENFLQTKLDAVLEQKNFKEISVISALNHFTLMPEGFSDHDLGYDLIAFNAPVDREKEELMLSVNKKFGLQFYYTLPKVTYRKIKDLALPTNFNFSGEQFLNTISGKNQKEIHINLYHQQCEFFALDHKKVILYNNLDVNSEVDFLYFIMFTLSKIGFGSNDTQFYVYGETTENETFISELKKFVKNLKIVYDNIPKKNFILNAR, encoded by the coding sequence ATGGAACAACTCAAATTACTTTTTACGAAAGACGGCCTGCAATATCAGATTTCCCGAAACAGAAATGTTTCCGGGGAAGATTCTTTTTTTGTGAGCGAAGATTCGCCCGAAAACTTTCTGCAGACAAAACTCGACGCTGTTTTAGAGCAGAAAAACTTTAAAGAAATCAGCGTCATCTCGGCGCTGAATCATTTTACTTTGATGCCCGAAGGTTTTTCGGACCACGATTTAGGTTATGACCTGATCGCCTTTAACGCCCCTGTCGACCGCGAAAAAGAAGAATTAATGCTCTCCGTCAACAAAAAGTTTGGCCTTCAGTTTTATTATACCTTGCCGAAAGTGACCTATCGCAAAATTAAAGACCTGGCGCTGCCCACGAATTTCAATTTTTCGGGGGAGCAGTTTTTGAATACAATTTCTGGAAAAAATCAGAAGGAAATTCATATCAATCTCTATCATCAGCAGTGTGAATTTTTCGCCCTCGACCACAAAAAAGTGATTTTATATAATAATTTGGACGTAAATTCGGAAGTGGATTTCCTTTATTTTATTATGTTCACGCTCAGCAAAATTGGTTTCGGCAGTAACGACACCCAGTTTTATGTTTATGGTGAAACCACCGAAAATGAAACGTTTATTTCCGAACTGAAAAAATTCGTAAAAAATTTAAAGATCGTTTACGATAATATTCCGAAAAAGAATTTTATTTTGAATGCCCGGTAA
- a CDS encoding Smr/MutS family protein — protein MALKTVITKPLTLNIMDDVNDTFLRTSKVRPEQKFSYFRCNEKYEMKKGDSVSVVDENLKGKIISIQGKKVILEDEHGFRYEYDESDLVLQAAGLYDEMHTVQKTEFSKSVSKKHHKKPVLLDLHFENLVKNTAAYDSFERLFLQKEKLLSTLDYCRKNNLKKLEIIHGIGDGVLQQMVHDVLESQTNLEFHNKEILHHQSGTVLVFFR, from the coding sequence ATGGCATTAAAAACCGTGATCACAAAACCTTTAACGCTAAATATCATGGATGACGTTAATGATACTTTTCTACGCACTTCAAAGGTACGGCCAGAACAGAAATTTTCTTATTTTCGCTGCAATGAAAAGTACGAAATGAAAAAAGGCGACTCAGTTTCGGTGGTGGACGAAAATTTAAAAGGAAAAATTATCTCCATTCAGGGAAAAAAGGTGATCCTCGAAGATGAACACGGCTTCCGGTATGAGTACGACGAGTCTGACCTTGTGCTGCAGGCTGCCGGGCTTTACGACGAAATGCACACCGTTCAAAAAACAGAATTTTCTAAATCGGTCTCCAAAAAGCATCACAAAAAACCGGTCCTGCTCGATCTTCATTTTGAAAACCTCGTGAAAAATACGGCCGCGTACGATTCCTTCGAAAGACTTTTTCTCCAAAAGGAAAAACTTCTCTCGACATTGGATTACTGCCGAAAAAACAACCTGAAGAAGCTCGAAATCATCCACGGCATCGGTGACGGCGTTTTGCAACAAATGGTCCACGACGTGTTGGAAAGCCAGACGAACCTCGAGTTTCATAACAAGGAAATTCTGCATCATCAATCGGGCACCGTCCTCGTTTTTTTTCGATAA
- the glyA gene encoding serine hydroxymethyltransferase → MDPIFDLIEQERQRQTHGIELIASENFVSENVMKAVGSVLTNKYAEGYPGKRYYGGCEVVDEVETLAIERAKELFGVAYANVQPHSGSQANAAIYLAVLKPGDQILGLDLSMGGHLTHGSFVNFSGIQYGANFYGVERESGLIDYEAMRQKALEVKPKMIIAGYSAYSRDLDFKKFREVADEVGATLWADIAHPAGLIAKGLLSSPFEHCHVVSTTTHKTLRGPRGGLIMMGKDFENTYGHRTPKGDTKMMSQVLDSAVFPGIQGGPLEHVIAGKAVAFAEAIDEKFEVYTKQVVANARALAKAMIDNGFDIVSGGTDNHLMLVDLRNKNVNGKETEKALVKADITCNKNMVPFDDKSAFTTSGIRLGTAAITTRGLKERDMEVLAGLINEVVMNINDEGKIAEVRKKANQMMEGKALFNY, encoded by the coding sequence ATGGATCCAATTTTTGACCTTATTGAACAGGAAAGACAACGGCAAACGCACGGCATCGAACTTATTGCATCGGAAAATTTTGTTTCCGAAAACGTGATGAAAGCGGTCGGAAGCGTTTTAACAAATAAATATGCGGAAGGTTATCCCGGAAAACGATATTATGGCGGGTGCGAAGTCGTAGACGAGGTGGAAACTCTGGCCATCGAAAGAGCGAAAGAACTTTTCGGTGTGGCGTATGCGAATGTGCAGCCGCATTCCGGGTCCCAGGCGAATGCAGCCATTTACCTGGCGGTACTGAAGCCGGGAGATCAGATTTTAGGTTTGGATCTGTCCATGGGCGGCCATTTAACGCACGGATCTTTTGTGAATTTTTCCGGAATTCAATACGGCGCCAATTTCTACGGCGTGGAGCGGGAAAGCGGTCTCATCGATTACGAAGCCATGCGTCAGAAAGCATTGGAGGTAAAGCCGAAAATGATCATCGCAGGGTATTCGGCGTATTCGCGTGATCTGGATTTTAAAAAATTCCGTGAAGTGGCTGATGAGGTAGGGGCGACACTTTGGGCCGATATTGCGCATCCCGCGGGATTGATTGCTAAAGGTCTTTTGAGTTCGCCTTTCGAACACTGCCATGTGGTGAGCACAACAACCCATAAAACACTTCGCGGACCGAGAGGCGGTTTAATAATGATGGGCAAAGATTTCGAAAACACATACGGACATCGAACACCAAAAGGTGACACTAAAATGATGAGTCAGGTTTTGGACAGTGCCGTATTTCCGGGAATTCAGGGCGGGCCACTGGAACATGTGATCGCCGGAAAAGCCGTCGCCTTTGCAGAAGCGATTGATGAGAAATTTGAAGTCTATACCAAGCAGGTTGTTGCCAATGCACGTGCTTTGGCCAAAGCCATGATCGACAATGGTTTCGATATTGTAAGTGGCGGCACGGATAATCATCTGATGCTCGTGGATCTCCGCAATAAAAATGTGAACGGCAAAGAAACCGAGAAAGCTTTGGTAAAAGCCGATATTACGTGCAACAAAAACATGGTGCCGTTCGATGACAAATCTGCCTTTACGACGTCGGGAATCCGTTTGGGAACGGCAGCGATCACGACGAGAGGTTTGAAAGAAAGGGATATGGAAGTTCTGGCCGGACTGATCAACGAGGTGGTGATGAACATTAACGATGAGGGCAAAATTGCGGAGGTTCGGAAGAAAGCGAATCAGATGATGGAAGGGAAGGCGTTGTTTAATTATTAA
- a CDS encoding GIY-YIG nuclease family protein gives MNLSYVYILKCSDDTFYTGVTSDLEQRVQEHEGGKHGDSYTAQRLPVELVYFCSFTDINLAIEFEKKLKKWSRAKKLALIENRYDDLPALSKKVFKK, from the coding sequence ATGAATCTCTCATACGTCTATATTTTAAAATGTTCCGATGATACCTTTTACACTGGAGTAACAAGTGATCTGGAACAAAGGGTGCAGGAGCATGAGGGCGGAAAGCACGGTGATTCCTATACCGCCCAAAGATTGCCTGTCGAACTGGTCTATTTCTGTAGTTTTACGGATATTAATCTTGCCATTGAATTTGAAAAAAAGCTTAAAAAATGGTCGCGGGCAAAGAAACTGGCGCTCATTGAAAACCGGTATGATGATCTTCCGGCGCTTTCAAAAAAAGTTTTTAAAAAATGA
- a CDS encoding GIY-YIG nuclease family protein, giving the protein MELSYVYILKCSDDTFYTGVTSDLEQRVQEHQGGKHGDSYTAQRLPVELVYFCSFTDINLAIEFEKKIKKWSRAKKLALIESRYDDLPALAKKVFKK; this is encoded by the coding sequence ATGGAGCTTTCATACGTCTATATTTTAAAATGTTCCGATGATACTTTTTACACTGGAGTAACAAGTGATCTGGAGCAAAGGGTGCAGGAGCACCAGGGCGGAAAGCACGGTGATTCCTACACCGCTCAAAGACTGCCTGTCGAACTGGTCTATTTCTGTAGTTTTACGGATATTAATCTTGCCATTGAGTTTGAAAAAAAGATCAAAAAATGGTCGCGGGCAAAGAAACTGGCGCTCATTGAAAGCCGGTATGACGATCTTCCGGCGCTCGCGAAAAAGGTTTTTAAAAAATGA
- a CDS encoding GIY-YIG nuclease family protein, producing the protein MELSYIYILKCSDGTFYTGVTSDLEQRVQEHQGGKHGDSYTAQRLPVELVYFCSFTDINLAIEFEKKIKKWSRAKKLALIENRCDDLPALSKKVFKK; encoded by the coding sequence ATGGAGCTTTCATACATCTATATTTTAAAATGTTCCGATGGTACCTTTTACACGGGAGTAACAAGTGATCTGGAACAAAGGGTGCAGGAGCATCAGGGCGGAAAGCACGGTGATTCCTATACCGCCCAAAGATTGCCTGTCGAACTGGTCTATTTCTGTAGTTTTACGGATATTAATCTTGCCATTGAATTTGAAAAAAAGATCAAAAAATGGTCGCGGGCAAAGAAATTGGCGCTTATTGAAAACCGGTGTGACGATCTTCCGGCGCTTTCAAAAAAAGTTTTTAAAAAATGA